Proteins from one Pontibacter korlensis genomic window:
- the rluF gene encoding 23S rRNA pseudouridine(2604) synthase RluF, with product MEPIRLNKFISDSGYCSRREADKMIEQGRVTVNGKRPEVGAKVTAKDKVRVDGNQLEVDAVEPVYLLLNKPPGIETTTDTSQRDNIISFTNYPERIFPVGRLDKDSEGLIILTNNGDIVNKILRAGNKHEKEYVVTVDKPINQDFVERMSNGVSILGVNTKKCFVAQEGPTKFRIILTQGMNRQIRRMCEALGYEVQTLQRTRIMHLSLSKIPLGQWRNMTNAEVEELMRLIEHSTKTEEGSKGKKPASEPLAPAKSKKPKQHSSAPAGKQNRTGSSPRSGKSATAGKRDKPKSGGSARGSRGAAKGAAPSGKGRGASGKGGAAKGGRRR from the coding sequence ATGGAACCGATAAGATTAAATAAATTCATTAGCGACTCTGGCTACTGCTCGCGCCGCGAAGCCGACAAAATGATAGAGCAAGGTCGTGTAACCGTAAACGGGAAAAGACCTGAGGTTGGCGCCAAGGTAACGGCTAAAGATAAAGTACGTGTAGATGGTAACCAGCTAGAGGTAGATGCTGTGGAACCTGTGTACCTTCTCCTGAACAAACCTCCAGGTATCGAAACCACTACAGATACTTCTCAGAGGGACAATATCATCAGCTTCACCAATTATCCGGAGCGCATCTTCCCTGTTGGTAGATTGGATAAAGACTCTGAAGGCCTCATCATCCTGACGAACAATGGAGACATCGTGAACAAGATTCTGCGTGCAGGAAACAAGCACGAGAAGGAGTATGTCGTAACAGTAGACAAGCCCATCAACCAGGATTTTGTGGAGAGGATGAGCAATGGCGTGTCTATACTAGGGGTAAACACCAAGAAGTGCTTTGTGGCGCAGGAAGGACCTACCAAATTCCGGATTATACTTACACAGGGTATGAACCGCCAGATCAGGCGCATGTGTGAAGCGCTGGGCTATGAAGTACAAACACTGCAGCGTACCCGCATCATGCATCTTTCGCTCTCTAAAATTCCGCTTGGCCAGTGGCGCAACATGACCAATGCCGAAGTGGAAGAACTGATGCGCCTGATAGAGCACTCCACCAAAACAGAGGAGGGTTCTAAAGGCAAGAAACCTGCGAGTGAGCCTTTGGCTCCTGCCAAAAGCAAAAAGCCTAAGCAACATAGTAGTGCACCAGCTGGCAAGCAGAACCGCACTGGTAGCAGCCCAAGAAGCGGTAAAAGCGCAACTGCCGGAAAGCGAGACAAACCTAAAAGCGGTGGAAGTGCCAGGGGCTCACGCGGTGCAGCCAAAGGTGCTGCTCCAAGTGGCAAAGGAAGAGGCGCCTCGGGCAAAGGAGGCGCAGCTAAAGGCGGAAGAAGAAGATAA
- a CDS encoding pseudouridine synthase, whose protein sequence is MEPKRLNKFISDSGFCSRREADRLIEEERVTVNGKLPEPGTKVTAKDKVRIDDQLLTVREEEPVFLLLNKPSGMSATADMGVRDNVVRAINYPASLQPIGHLDRDAEGVLFLSNDGDLVRKITKADTKFEKEYIVTVDKLISPEFIAKLIGGGESEAGEKLQKTFIAKEGSTRFRIILKPNTNHNIKRMCEDLGYKVVHLQRVRIENLTLAKLPTGHWRKLSAAEVEMLASAGSRAGSSKSKDNDYFSPRGGASKARVGKSKPAGATKGGAGKSFGGSKPGSAGNKSPRKGGPSNTSSRSGGAGKGAAPKGRTGRGR, encoded by the coding sequence ATGGAACCAAAGCGATTAAATAAATTTATCAGTGATTCGGGCTTCTGCTCCCGCCGCGAGGCTGACAGACTGATCGAAGAAGAGCGAGTAACGGTTAACGGAAAACTGCCTGAACCAGGTACGAAGGTAACCGCTAAAGACAAAGTACGCATAGACGACCAACTGCTTACTGTACGTGAGGAGGAACCTGTTTTCCTGTTATTGAACAAGCCTTCTGGTATGTCGGCAACGGCCGATATGGGCGTGCGCGACAACGTAGTGAGGGCTATCAATTATCCGGCGTCCTTACAGCCTATTGGCCACCTGGACCGCGATGCAGAGGGTGTGCTTTTTCTGAGCAACGATGGTGACTTGGTACGCAAAATAACCAAAGCCGATACAAAGTTTGAAAAGGAGTACATTGTTACCGTTGATAAACTTATCTCTCCAGAATTTATTGCCAAGCTGATAGGTGGTGGTGAATCGGAAGCAGGTGAGAAGCTACAAAAAACCTTTATTGCCAAAGAAGGCTCTACCCGTTTCCGCATTATTCTAAAGCCAAATACCAACCACAACATCAAAAGAATGTGCGAGGACCTGGGCTATAAAGTAGTGCACCTGCAGCGTGTTCGTATCGAAAATCTTACGCTAGCAAAGCTACCTACCGGACATTGGCGCAAGTTGAGTGCTGCTGAAGTGGAAATGCTTGCAAGCGCTGGCAGCAGAGCTGGCAGCAGCAAAAGCAAAGACAATGACTATTTCTCTCCACGTGGTGGGGCAAGCAAAGCCCGGGTAGGAAAAAGCAAACCTGCTGGTGCTACTAAAGGTGGTGCTGGTAAAAGCTTCGGAGGGTCTAAACCTGGCTCAGCAGGTAATAAGAGCCCGAGAAAAGGAGGCCCATCAAATACCTCCTCCCGTAGCGGAGGGGCTGGAAAAGGCGCTGCTCCAAAAGGTAGAACAGGAAGAGGCCGTTAA
- a CDS encoding pirin family protein has protein sequence MRTIKKKHKAISAPIDDLVTYRALPTQSVDYIDPFLFLNHHGPQVYKQNNRGLPFGPHPHRGFETLTFILDGDIMHQDTGGGKDVIEAGGVQWMTAGRGLIHAEVSSDKFKKEGGPMEILQLWFNLPAKYKMTEPKYIGLQKEGIPTVTEDDGKVKVNVVSGSWRDTEGPIPSLSDIHMASVELQQGGSFSTVVPAERNVFFYVVRGAVKVNGETAEKLTLVEFANDGDEISVEAQEDSYILFGHAKPFNEPVVAHGPFVMNSEEEIREAFRDYQMGKMGSWEG, from the coding sequence ATGAGAACGATCAAAAAGAAGCATAAAGCTATTAGTGCTCCCATAGATGACCTGGTAACTTACAGAGCTTTGCCAACGCAGTCAGTAGACTACATCGACCCTTTTCTTTTCCTGAACCACCATGGCCCGCAGGTGTACAAGCAAAACAACAGAGGGCTTCCTTTCGGTCCGCACCCACACCGCGGCTTTGAGACGCTAACCTTTATACTTGATGGTGACATCATGCACCAGGATACCGGTGGCGGAAAAGATGTAATTGAGGCAGGCGGTGTGCAGTGGATGACAGCAGGCCGTGGACTCATTCATGCCGAGGTTTCTTCTGATAAGTTTAAGAAGGAGGGAGGCCCAATGGAGATTCTGCAGCTCTGGTTTAACCTGCCTGCCAAGTATAAAATGACAGAGCCTAAGTATATTGGCCTGCAAAAAGAGGGCATCCCTACCGTTACAGAAGACGATGGTAAGGTGAAGGTGAACGTAGTGTCGGGAAGCTGGCGCGATACCGAGGGACCTATTCCGTCGCTAAGCGATATCCATATGGCAAGCGTGGAGCTGCAGCAAGGCGGAAGCTTCAGCACAGTTGTGCCGGCAGAACGCAACGTCTTCTTCTATGTAGTGCGTGGAGCTGTGAAAGTAAATGGAGAAACCGCAGAGAAACTAACGCTGGTAGAGTTTGCCAACGATGGGGATGAGATAAGCGTTGAGGCACAGGAAGACAGCTATATCCTGTTCGGGCATGCCAAGCCCTTTAATGAGCCTGTGGTTGCTCATGGCCCATTTGTGATGAACTCTGAAGAAGAAATAAGAGAAGCTTTCCGGGATTACCAAATGGGTAAGATGGGCAGCTGGGAAGGATAG
- the cysM gene encoding cysteine synthase CysM: MATLLDFIGNTPLVELTHINTKPGVKLYAKLEGNNPGGSVKDRAAYSMIKGALDRGDLKPGMKIIEATSGNTGIALAMIARLFEVEIELVMPANATKERVQTMEAFGAKVILTPAEKSMEGAIDYVAEQVAKGGYLVLNQFGNPDNYMAHVRTTGPEIWHDTQGKVTHFVSSMGTTGTIMGVSRYLKEQNPEVQIIGAQPVEGSQIPGIRRWPTEYLPKIFEPERVDRTIDVSQEEATAMTRRLAREEGVFAGMSSGGAVHVATKLIEEMEEGVVVCIICDRGDRYLSSDLFAS, encoded by the coding sequence ATGGCAACCTTACTAGACTTTATTGGCAACACCCCGTTGGTGGAGCTTACACATATAAATACCAAACCGGGTGTAAAACTGTATGCTAAGCTGGAGGGAAATAACCCTGGAGGTAGTGTAAAAGACCGTGCGGCGTACAGCATGATTAAAGGAGCGCTGGATCGTGGCGACCTGAAGCCAGGCATGAAAATAATTGAGGCCACCAGCGGTAACACCGGTATTGCGTTAGCCATGATTGCCAGACTGTTTGAGGTGGAGATTGAGTTAGTAATGCCTGCCAATGCTACCAAAGAACGTGTGCAAACGATGGAAGCCTTCGGAGCCAAAGTTATACTTACACCTGCCGAAAAATCTATGGAAGGAGCTATTGATTATGTAGCCGAGCAGGTAGCGAAAGGTGGTTACCTGGTGCTGAACCAGTTCGGCAATCCTGATAATTACATGGCGCACGTTCGTACCACAGGGCCGGAAATCTGGCATGATACACAAGGTAAAGTAACACACTTTGTGTCTTCCATGGGTACAACAGGCACTATCATGGGAGTGTCGCGTTACCTGAAAGAACAAAACCCGGAGGTGCAGATTATAGGCGCTCAGCCAGTAGAAGGCTCTCAGATACCAGGTATACGTCGCTGGCCTACAGAATATTTGCCGAAGATATTTGAGCCAGAGCGTGTAGATCGTACTATCGATGTAAGCCAGGAGGAGGCGACTGCCATGACCAGAAGGCTGGCACGCGAGGAGGGAGTTTTTGCGGGTATGAGCAGCGGAGGAGCTGTGCATGTAGCCACAAAACTGATTGAGGAGATGGAGGAAGGCGTAGTAGTATGCATTATCTGCGACAGAGGCGATCGCTACCTTTCTTCAGATTTGTTTGCATCTTAA
- a CDS encoding type 1 glutamine amidotransferase domain-containing protein, with protein sequence MKVLFVLTSHSELGDTGKKTGFWVEEFAAPYYVLADAGVDVTLASPEGGEPPIDPSSEAPGAQTEATERYNGDQELQEKLRNTMKLSEVNVDDYDAVFYPGGHGPLWDLTNSEESIRLIESFAKLEKPIAAVCHAPAVFAKVKGPNGDPLVKGKNVTGFTNSEEDAVNLTDIVPFLVEDKLQELGGNYSKVEDWQPHVVRDGLLITGQNPASSEGVAEELLKLLKK encoded by the coding sequence ATGAAAGTATTATTTGTTTTAACATCACATTCTGAGCTGGGTGACACCGGTAAGAAAACAGGTTTTTGGGTGGAAGAATTTGCTGCGCCATACTATGTGCTAGCAGATGCGGGAGTAGACGTAACACTGGCATCTCCGGAAGGTGGTGAGCCGCCCATAGACCCTAGCAGTGAGGCACCTGGAGCACAAACAGAGGCAACCGAGCGCTACAATGGCGATCAGGAACTTCAGGAAAAGCTTAGAAATACCATGAAGCTAAGTGAGGTGAATGTGGATGACTATGATGCTGTATTTTACCCAGGCGGACATGGTCCCTTATGGGACCTTACCAACAGCGAAGAGTCTATACGCTTGATAGAAAGCTTTGCAAAACTGGAAAAGCCTATTGCAGCCGTATGCCATGCTCCGGCAGTTTTCGCTAAGGTGAAAGGCCCTAACGGAGACCCGCTGGTAAAAGGCAAAAACGTAACCGGGTTTACAAACTCTGAAGAAGACGCTGTAAATCTTACTGATATAGTGCCTTTTTTGGTAGAAGATAAATTGCAGGAGCTGGGAGGTAATTACTCTAAGGTAGAAGATTGGCAGCCACACGTTGTGCGGGATGGCCTACTGATAACAGGTCAAAACCCAGCATCTTCGGAGGGCGTGGCAGAAGAACTCTTGAAGTTACTAAAGAAGTAG
- a CDS encoding PQQ-dependent sugar dehydrogenase — protein sequence MRTTRWKTSLIALFTGVAILGCSESARTTEDSENIDVDGKTGADTLTTETGSTLELPPPDTTHQAEKRSKTIGWPEGQTPKAPAGFTVTKFAGDLKHPRRIYVAPNKDIFVVESDDKEKSANRITMFRDTNNDGKPDQREVFINNLNQPYGMLVLNNYFYVANTDGVMRYPYKEGQTKITGKGEKILSLPAGGYNHHWTRNLIASRDGSKIYVSVGSASNVGEYGMEEEKRRAAILEINPDGSGERIYASGLRNPVGMDWEPGTNTLWTAVNERDGLGDDLVPDYLTSVQEGGFYGWPYSYFGQNVDPRRKGERPELVEKSIVPDVPLGSHTSSLGLEFYNGDRFPSKYRNGAFVGQHGSWNRSEFAGYKVVFVPFQNGEPNKKYEDFLTGFIADASKNEVYGRPAGVAELPDGSLLVADDEGNTVWRVAAQ from the coding sequence ATGAGAACGACACGATGGAAGACATCGCTTATTGCTTTATTTACTGGTGTAGCAATTTTAGGCTGCTCTGAATCAGCTCGCACGACAGAAGACTCTGAAAACATTGATGTGGATGGTAAAACAGGGGCAGATACACTGACAACGGAAACAGGTTCAACCCTTGAGCTTCCGCCACCAGACACCACACATCAAGCTGAGAAAAGAAGCAAAACCATTGGCTGGCCCGAAGGTCAAACCCCTAAAGCTCCCGCAGGATTTACTGTCACTAAATTTGCTGGTGACCTGAAACACCCACGAAGAATATATGTTGCTCCGAACAAGGATATTTTTGTGGTGGAGTCGGATGATAAAGAGAAGAGCGCCAACCGCATAACCATGTTTCGTGACACAAATAATGACGGTAAGCCAGACCAGCGGGAGGTGTTTATAAACAACCTGAATCAGCCTTACGGCATGCTGGTGCTCAATAACTACTTCTATGTGGCAAACACCGATGGCGTTATGCGCTATCCATACAAAGAGGGGCAAACAAAAATAACGGGCAAGGGTGAAAAGATACTGAGCTTGCCTGCCGGGGGCTATAACCATCACTGGACACGGAACCTAATCGCCAGCCGGGATGGCTCCAAAATATATGTTTCTGTTGGCTCTGCCAGTAATGTAGGGGAATATGGAATGGAGGAGGAAAAACGCCGCGCTGCTATCTTGGAGATAAACCCGGACGGCAGTGGCGAGCGCATCTATGCCAGTGGCCTGCGTAACCCCGTGGGCATGGACTGGGAACCAGGCACCAACACCCTCTGGACAGCAGTGAATGAGCGCGACGGACTTGGTGATGACCTGGTACCCGACTATTTGACCAGTGTGCAGGAAGGGGGCTTTTACGGCTGGCCCTATTCGTACTTTGGGCAGAATGTAGACCCGCGTCGCAAAGGGGAACGCCCTGAGCTGGTTGAGAAATCCATAGTGCCGGATGTTCCACTGGGATCGCACACTTCATCGCTGGGCCTGGAGTTTTACAATGGTGACCGCTTTCCGTCTAAGTATAGAAATGGTGCTTTTGTAGGACAACATGGCTCCTGGAACCGCTCCGAATTTGCTGGCTATAAAGTGGTATTTGTGCCTTTCCAGAATGGCGAACCTAACAAAAAGTATGAGGACTTTCTGACTGGTTTCATAGCCGACGCCAGTAAGAATGAAGTATATGGCCGACCAGCTGGTGTGGCAGAGTTACCAGATGGCTCCCTGTTGGTTGCCGACGACGAGGGCAACACTGTGTGGCGGGTAGCTGCACAGTAG
- a CDS encoding oxidoreductase: MADKVWFITGVSSGFGRVLAEEAARRGDKVIGTVRQHRQLEEFNAISPGNSFAYIMDVTNPDGVKATVDAAVKHLGQIDVLVNNAGFGFLGAVEEATVQEFREVMETNFFGAVQVTQAVLPYMREQGSGNILQMSSAAGFRSTQGFGVYNASKFALEGMSEALAQEVAPLGIKVSIIEPGPFRTNFAGSSIKCAKKELPAYEKTAHVFKNTILGYSGEQDGDPVKAAQVLLQVVDSDNPPLRLPLGSIAYEAVRKKLAQVEQNLSDWENIATKTSFND, from the coding sequence ATGGCAGATAAAGTATGGTTTATTACAGGCGTCTCAAGTGGATTCGGACGTGTATTGGCAGAAGAGGCTGCTCGCCGTGGAGATAAAGTTATTGGAACAGTGCGGCAGCACAGGCAGTTAGAAGAGTTTAATGCCATCTCGCCCGGAAATTCCTTCGCCTACATAATGGATGTAACAAACCCAGACGGTGTAAAGGCGACAGTCGATGCCGCTGTAAAACACCTGGGGCAAATAGATGTGCTGGTGAATAATGCCGGCTTCGGTTTTCTGGGAGCTGTAGAAGAGGCTACTGTGCAGGAGTTTCGGGAAGTAATGGAGACAAACTTCTTTGGTGCAGTGCAGGTAACGCAGGCAGTACTGCCTTACATGCGTGAACAAGGGAGTGGTAATATTTTACAGATGTCTTCTGCTGCAGGGTTCAGAAGCACCCAAGGCTTTGGTGTGTACAATGCCAGCAAATTTGCCCTGGAAGGGATGAGCGAGGCGCTGGCGCAGGAAGTAGCCCCGCTGGGTATAAAAGTGAGCATTATTGAGCCGGGGCCATTCCGCACCAACTTTGCCGGCTCAAGTATAAAATGTGCCAAGAAGGAGTTACCAGCTTATGAAAAAACGGCACACGTTTTTAAAAACACAATACTAGGTTACTCCGGTGAGCAAGATGGAGACCCGGTTAAGGCAGCCCAAGTACTGTTACAGGTGGTAGATAGTGACAACCCGCCGCTGCGCTTGCCCCTAGGCAGTATCGCTTACGAGGCAGTGCGAAAAAAGCTGGCACAGGTAGAGCAGAACCTAAGCGATTGGGAAAATATAGCTACCAAAACCTCTTTCAACGATTGA
- a CDS encoding FAD-binding oxidoreductase, giving the protein MLAEATIQDLKSNMRGAVIRPEDTGYNEARKVYNAMIDKHPRLIALCEDVADVIYAVNYARENNLLVAIRGGGHNGGGLGICDDGLVIDLSHMNGVQVNPDQKTVRVDGGCTWGKVDHATHAFGMATPSGVISTTGVGGLSLGGGIGHLTRAYGLSIDNLLEADVVLSDGSLVKASEEEHEDLFWAIRGGGGNFGVVTSFLFKLHPVDTVYAGPMFWELDKVKPVMQWWRDFIVKAPEDINGFFALQQVPPVDPFPKEHQNKIVGGVLWCYTGPMEKAEEVFRPIRSLEPKAAIDLVGPLPHPVLQSLFDPLYPPGHQWYWRADFVNELSDEAIDCHLEFASKLPTPLSGMHLYPINGAAHELDKSATAWSFRDANWAQVIVGVDPDPANKEKITTWTKNYFDALHPYSAGGAYVNFMMEEGDERIRATYRDNYDKLSHIKYKYDPNNLFKVNQNIKPVAVA; this is encoded by the coding sequence ATGCTAGCAGAAGCAACAATACAGGATCTTAAGTCAAATATGCGGGGAGCTGTGATCCGGCCAGAAGACACTGGTTATAACGAGGCCCGCAAAGTATACAATGCCATGATCGACAAACACCCGCGCCTGATAGCCCTCTGTGAGGACGTGGCCGATGTGATATACGCCGTTAACTATGCCCGGGAGAACAACCTGCTGGTGGCTATCCGCGGAGGAGGCCACAACGGCGGGGGCTTGGGCATCTGCGACGACGGCTTAGTAATCGACCTTTCCCATATGAACGGAGTGCAGGTAAACCCGGACCAGAAGACGGTACGGGTGGATGGAGGCTGCACCTGGGGCAAGGTAGACCACGCCACCCATGCATTCGGTATGGCTACACCCAGCGGTGTCATTTCCACCACCGGTGTGGGAGGGTTAAGCCTGGGTGGAGGTATCGGACACCTTACCCGAGCTTACGGCCTTAGCATTGATAACCTACTGGAGGCAGATGTGGTGCTGTCTGATGGCAGCTTAGTAAAGGCCAGCGAGGAGGAGCATGAAGATCTTTTCTGGGCCATACGCGGCGGAGGTGGCAACTTTGGTGTGGTGACGTCATTCTTGTTTAAGCTACACCCCGTAGACACCGTCTATGCTGGCCCTATGTTCTGGGAACTGGATAAAGTGAAGCCCGTGATGCAGTGGTGGCGGGATTTTATAGTAAAAGCTCCGGAAGATATCAACGGCTTCTTTGCCCTGCAGCAGGTGCCTCCTGTCGATCCTTTTCCCAAAGAGCATCAAAATAAGATAGTTGGCGGTGTGCTATGGTGCTATACCGGTCCAATGGAAAAGGCTGAAGAAGTATTTAGGCCTATCCGAAGTCTAGAACCTAAAGCCGCCATTGATTTGGTTGGTCCCCTACCGCATCCAGTTCTGCAAAGTTTGTTCGATCCACTCTACCCTCCGGGACACCAGTGGTACTGGAGAGCAGATTTTGTGAACGAGTTGAGTGATGAGGCCATTGATTGCCATCTGGAATTCGCCAGCAAACTACCCACTCCTCTTTCCGGTATGCATCTATATCCAATAAACGGAGCCGCTCATGAGCTGGATAAGAGCGCTACCGCCTGGAGCTTCCGGGATGCCAATTGGGCACAGGTCATCGTAGGTGTTGACCCGGACCCAGCGAACAAAGAGAAAATTACCACCTGGACCAAAAACTACTTTGACGCCCTCCACCCCTACTCAGCCGGAGGGGCTTACGTCAATTTCATGATGGAGGAAGGTGATGAGCGCATCAGGGCTACCTACCGCGACAACTACGATAAGCTGTCTCACATCAAGTACAAGTATGACCCAAACAACTTATTCAAGGTAAACCAGAACATAAAACCAGTGGCAGTAGCGTGA
- the dinB gene encoding DNA polymerase IV: MEQPIRKIIHIDMDAFFASVEQRDNPELRGKPVAVGGSKMRGVVAAASYEARKYGVHSALASKIAAQRCPQLIFVKPRFDVYSAVSRQIREIFFSYTDLVEPLSLDEAYLDVTENKIGMPSASIIAKEIKQRILEETKLTASAGVSFNKFLAKIASDMDKPNGFTLITPDKAEEVVSGLEIEKFHGIGKVTAAKMQSMGILTGADLRLRSEEELVRVFGKVGRYYYHIARAQDEREVQPHRIRKSIGSERTFDEDLSEEDEMLERLQHLAEEVAQDMARLQATAKTVTVKIKYFDFTLNTRSKTYLSEFSSADAIYTIARELLRTPQLPAYPVRLLGISVSSLTYQHDRQREGYQFTLEL, translated from the coding sequence TTGGAACAGCCTATCCGCAAGATCATACACATCGACATGGACGCCTTTTTTGCCTCCGTGGAGCAGCGCGATAACCCCGAGTTGCGCGGGAAGCCTGTGGCTGTGGGCGGCTCTAAAATGCGTGGTGTAGTGGCTGCTGCCAGTTATGAAGCCCGCAAGTATGGTGTGCACTCAGCTTTAGCCTCTAAGATTGCCGCTCAGCGTTGTCCGCAGCTAATTTTTGTAAAGCCGCGGTTTGATGTGTACAGTGCAGTATCTCGGCAGATTCGGGAGATTTTCTTTTCTTACACCGACCTGGTGGAGCCACTCTCTTTAGACGAGGCTTACCTGGATGTAACGGAAAACAAGATTGGCATGCCCTCGGCGAGTATTATTGCCAAAGAAATTAAACAAAGGATACTGGAAGAGACAAAACTGACGGCCTCGGCAGGAGTATCCTTTAACAAGTTCCTGGCTAAGATTGCCTCCGATATGGACAAGCCCAACGGCTTCACGCTCATCACTCCAGACAAGGCTGAAGAAGTAGTGTCAGGTTTAGAGATCGAGAAGTTCCATGGTATCGGCAAGGTAACAGCAGCCAAGATGCAGAGCATGGGCATACTGACAGGTGCCGATTTGCGGCTGCGCTCGGAAGAAGAACTGGTAAGGGTGTTCGGCAAAGTTGGTCGCTATTACTACCACATAGCCCGTGCTCAGGATGAACGTGAAGTACAGCCACACCGCATCCGCAAGTCTATTGGCTCTGAGCGCACTTTCGACGAAGATTTGTCGGAAGAAGATGAGATGCTGGAGCGCCTCCAGCATCTTGCAGAAGAAGTAGCCCAGGATATGGCAAGGTTGCAGGCAACAGCCAAAACAGTAACTGTTAAGATCAAGTACTTCGACTTTACGCTGAACACGCGCAGCAAAACGTACCTGAGTGAGTTCAGCTCGGCTGACGCCATTTATACCATAGCTCGCGAACTACTGCGTACCCCACAACTACCAGCTTACCCCGTACGCCTGCTAGGTATTTCCGTCTCGAGCCTTACCTATCAGCACGACCGCCAGCGCGAGGGCTACCAGTTCACGCTGGAGCTGTAG